A single window of Oreochromis aureus strain Israel breed Guangdong linkage group 5, ZZ_aureus, whole genome shotgun sequence DNA harbors:
- the ppp4r1l gene encoding serine/threonine-protein phosphatase 4 regulatory subunit 1, which yields MAGLSLYFEDGHDDLDDFGFDDYGTECDGIRITAFLDAGQDNLTPLGRLEKYAFSENVFNRQIVARGLLDVLREFSDNENDFISVMETVARMSEDGEPTVRAELMEQIPNIAMFLHESRPNFPAAFSRYLVPIVVRYLTDPNNQVRKTSQAALLVLLEQGLISKADMETKVCPVLLDLTEPSSDDDYKIEAVAIMCKVVTMLSKDTVEHLLLPRFCELCSDARLFQVRKVCAANFGEFCSIVGQEATEKLLMPKFFDLCSDSLWGIRKACAECFMMVSNSTSPEVRRSKLSPLFISLISDQSRWVRQAAFQSLGRFISTFANPSSTGLHFREDGALLEVPRCTSDSDCSQNSLNCSDISSCHTERTITHTPPNQDGRATPSPEHVSTADSEELHNFDNSHTLVPEEMHGGFTHTNSSDSPTATNNAKNTKEAEQTDENFNSFHYWRSPLPDISGELEMLSCQKMEEVKEEKGEEEEPTENCNDSKSNHGKQATSDQIQKVLDRLQPHMDDPDVQAQVQVLSAALKAAQLDSPTDDSPTEPQPELQPELQTENGADSPSAESESLEVQSEIEVQSTEEEQMSKTPASSESCPIQEQGDEETQTEPLENQEQSPPNSPVLESELIESMEEEGKDDSPHSPLSEDKPKVQNVIPQQLLDQYLSMTDPARAQTVDTEIAKHCAFSLPGVALTLGRQNWHCLKDTYETLATDVQWKVRRTLAFSIHELAVILGDQLTAADLVPIFNGFLKDLDEVRIGVLKHLYDFLKLLHADKRREYLYQLQEFMVTDNSRNWRFRYELAEQLILIIELYSHYDVYDYLREIALTLCSDKVSEVRWISYKLVVEILQKLYACGADDLGLNFINELTVRFCHCPKWVGRQAFAFICQAVVEEDCMPMEQFSQHLLPSLLSLSSDPVANVRVLVAKALRQSVMEKAYFKEPGCACADELEETVMALQSDKDRDVRFFASLDPNKGLIDTTPLI from the exons GGAG AGCCCACAGTCCGAGCTGAGCTGATGGAGCAGATTCCTAACATCGCCATGTTTTTGCATGAGAGTCGGCCCAACTTCCCTGCTGCTTTCTCGAGATACTTGGTACCAATTGTTGTCCGGTATCTCACTGATCCGAATAACCAG GTGCGGAAGACGAGTCAGGCAGCACTGCTCGTCCTGCTGGAGCAGGGCCTCATCTCTAAAGCTGACATGGAGACCAAAGTTTGTCCAGTTCTACTCGACCTCACAGAACCGAGCAGTGACGATGACTACAAAATCGAGGCAGTGGCT ATCATGTGTAAAGTTGTCACCATGTTGAGCAAAGACACAGTGGAGCATCTGTTGCTGCCACGTTTCTGTGAACTGTGCAGTGATGCCAGACTCTTCCAAGTGCGCAAG gtgtgtGCAGCCAATTTTGGAGAATTTTGTTCAATTGTAGGCCAGGAGGCCACAGAAAAACTGCTG ATGCCCAAGTTCTTCGACCTGTGCTCAGACAGCCTTTGGGGCATCAGGAAAGCCTGTGCCGAGTGCTTCATGATGGTCTCAAATTCCACCTCTCCAGAGGTGCGGCGCTCCAAATTGTCCCCCCTGTTCATCAGCCTCATCAGTGACCAGTCCCGCTGG GTACGACAGGCGGCTTTCCAGTCTCTGGGGCGCTTCATCTCCACCTTTGCTAACCCATCCAGCACAGGCCTTCACTTCAGAGAGGATGGTGCCCTACTAGAGGTCCCCAGATGTACATCTGACAG CGACTGTTCCCAAAACTCCCTGAACTGCTCTGACATTAGCAGCTGCCACACAGAAAGAACCATCACCCACACGCCTCCAAACCAGGACGGGCGCGCCACGCCGTCACCAGAACATGTGTCAACAGCTGACAGCGAGGAATTGCACAACTTTGATAACAGCCACACCTTAGTCCCTGAAGAGATGCATGGCGGTTTCACCCACACAAACAGCAGTGACAGCCCGACGGCTACAAACAACGCTAAGAACACGAAAGAAGCGGAACAAACAGACGAGAACTTTAATTCTTTTCACTATTGGAGGTCTCCTTTACCTGACATCAGCGGGGAACTGGAGATGCTAAGTTGTCAAAAAATGGAAGAGGTGAAGGAGGAAaagggagaagaagaggaacCTACTGAGAATTGTAATGATTCCAAGTCTAACCATGGCAAACAAGCTACCAGCGACCAGATCCAGAAGGTTTTGGACCGTTTGCAGCCACACATGGATGACCCCGATGTGCAAG CTCAAGTTCAAGTGTTGTCGGCAGCTCTAAAGGCAGCCCAGCTCGACAGTCCGACAGACGACAGCCCGACTGAACCCCAGCCAGAGCTTCAGCCAGAGCTTCAGACTGAAAACGGCGCAGACAGCCCTTCTGCAGAGAGTGAAAGTTTGGAGGTTCAGTCAGAGATAGAGGTGCAATCCACAGAAGAAGAGCAAATGTCAAAAACTCCCGCATCCTCAGAGTCGTGCCCCATCCAGGAGCAAGGAGACGAGGAAACGCAGACGGAGCCACTGGAGAACCAGGAGCAGTCTCCTCCCAACTCCCCCGTTCTG GAGTCTGAACTAATTGAGAGTATGGAAGAGGAGGGAAAGGACGACTCCCCTCACAGTCCATTATCTGAGGATAAGCCTAAGGTCCAG AATGTGATCCCGCAGCAGCTGCTGGATCAGTACCTCTCTATGACGGACCCGGCCCGCGCCCAGACGGTGGACACGGAGATCGCCAAGCACTGTGCCTTCAGCCTGCCGGGGGTGGCGCTTACTCTGGGTCGCCAGAACTGGCACTGCCTCAAAGATACATATGAAACGCTTGCTACTGATGTGCAG TGGAAGGTGCGGCGTACACTGGCTTTTTCCATACACGAGTTGGCGGTTATCCTGGGGGACCAGCTGACAGCAGCTGATCTGGTACCCATCTTCAACGGTTTCCTCAAAGACTTGGATGAGGTCCGCATTGGCGTGCTCAAACACCTTTATGACTTCCTGAAG CTGCTTCACGCAGACAAGAGGAGAGAATATCTGTACCAGCTGCAGGAGTTCATGGTGACGGACAACAGTCGCAACTGGAGATTTAGATACGAGCTGGCAGA ACAGCTGATCCTGATCATAGAGCTGTACAGCCACTATGACGTGTATGATTACCTCAGAGAGATAGCGCTCACACTCTGCTCTGATAAAGTCTCCGAGGTCAGGTGGATCTCTTACAAACTG GTGGTGGAGATCCTCCAGAAGCTGTATGCATGCGGGGCTGATGACCTTGGCCTGAACTTCATCAACGAACTCACTGTTAGATTCTGCCACTGTCCCAAGTGGGTGGGGAGGCAGGCCTTTGCCTTTATTTGCCAG GCCGTAGTGGAGGAGGATTGCATGCCCATGGAGCAGTTCAGTCAGCATCTACTGCCCAGCCTGCTCAGCCTCTCATCAGACCCCGTGGCAAACGTCCGCGTCCTGGTGGCCAAGGCTCTACGACAGAGCGTGATGGAGAAAG CCTACTTCAAGGAGCCAGGCTGTGCTTGCGCTGATGAGCTGGAAGAGACAGTGATGGCTCTGCAGTCTGACAAGGACCGGGACGTCCGCTTCTTTGCCAGTCTGGACCCAAACAAAGGCTTGATAGACACGACCCCCCTGATCTAG